The nucleotide sequence GTGTTACACCAACATCTCTAGAGATGCTCATCACTTGAAGTTATCCGTGTGTCCTTCTGTGTGCTATTGAAATCTTTGtatgttcctttttcttgaaaAGAGCCAGATTTATTGATGTCCACATCTCAGCTGTTCTGTCTGTGGGTGCTTGAATTCTCTGACTGGTGCTAATACCTACTAATTGCCAGGCCGGTGAAGTATCCTACTTGAGTTAGGCTCCGGTTGCATTTCCTTCCAAGACAAGCAATAATTTAGTTGAGACGTGTGTGGAGCTAGAAATGAGGGGACTTATGGTAATGTAAAATGATTTTCATACTTGGCATAATTTTTGGTACGTAACTGATTTGTAATCATACAGATTGATGTAATGATCAGTTCCTCGATGGTGTGACCTGAGGAACAAGATTCTCTGCAAATTGGTATAGTTATTTGAGTTTGAAGAGGAGGAGATACAGATCATTTCTTTCTTGCTATAGGTACTTTAATTATCGGACTACCCGGTTCCTGGCTGAGGAGggattttataaatttcataattGGTTTGATGACCGAGCCTGGTATCCTTTGGGACGAATCATTGGAGGAACAATTTATCCAGGTGAGAGGAACagggttttcttaaaaaaaaaaaaaaattaacggaAATAAGGTATTTGTATGTTATAGAACAGTTTCTCATATTTCTAATGTCTGCATTTTTTGTGACAATTATAATTTCATTCTAATTACCAGTTCCTAAAAGTGGATCTTCTGTATACGGGAGAATATGTGTGGGAGCTGGGGATGGGAGGTTTTTCATAAATTCTGGACTTCGGATTGAATCCTAAGAAGAGAAATTTAATCAGCTTACTGCAGTTGCTATATTAGTGTTTCTGGTAGTTTGTCAGGACCTATGTTATGTTATCACTTGATTGATActttgattctctttctctttcccttaagTTCTTGGTCTTACCAAGATAACCTAATGGAGTTTCTTCTTCCTGTTACAGGCTTAATGATCACGTCTGCTGCAATCTACCATGTACTCCATTTTTTCCACATCACCATCGACATTCGGAATGTCTGTGTGTTCCTggcccctctcttctcttccttcaccaCCATCGTCACGTACCACCTTACCAAAGAGCTCAAGGTGAAGGATTTGGGGTGATAGGCTTGGGAATGAATGTTGTTGAACCTCTCTAGTAGATGCTAAAGGGTGGGGGTCTGATAGCCATAGAAGGGCAGGGAGCCAGAGGCTACAGATAGCTTTTGCTAGGCTGAATTACTGGGTTCACTCCAGCCCCTTCCTAGAACATGTGGTTTCTTCTTATTAGCAACTGATTGTCCTATACGAGAACATTTGAAGGTCAAATAGAAATTTCtacataagataaaaaaaaaatgtttaaaatgtaaaatgcgAGCTTTAGATTTTGAAGTCCTCACAACCtaagggagaggaaaaataactATAGGAAGTATTCCAGAATGGTTCATTCTTCCTACTGGAAATGGACATTTAGCAATTATTTGTTGAttctttaaacatatatttaaacattttttttttgtttttggagagtgagcgtgcatgtgcacatgcacatgcgagctggagaggggcagagggagagagacaatcttaagtaggctccacacccagtgcagagcctgatgctgcgtctcatgaccacaagatcatgacctgagctgaaatcaagagtcgggtgtttaactgactgagcctctcaggtgcccctatttaaaaattattggggcgcctgcgtggctcagtcagttgggtgtccaacttcggctcaggttgtgatctcacagtttgtgagttcaagccctgccaacagctgtgccaacagctcggagcctggagctgcttttggattctgtctccctctctctctgtccctcccccactcatgctctgcctctctctctcaaaaataaataataaaaaaaaattaaaaaaattattttattttattttttttaatttttttttttaacgtttatttatttttgagacagagagacagagcatgaacgggggaggggcagagagagggagacacagaatctgaaacaggctccagactctgagctgtcagcacagagcccgatgcggggctcgaactcatggaccgtgagatcatgacctgagcctaagtcggacgcttaactgactgagccacccaggcgcccctaaaaaaattattaaatcacTTTTGGAGTAGATTCCATAATGGCTCTCTTTTTCTAGGGTTCTGCCTTGCTGATCTGGCTCCTTGGATGCTATTCTTAGTTTGTGGCTGTGGTGTCAGGGAGATACCTGAGAAGTGATAAACTAGTAGAAAGTTTTGGGACTCTTGAGTTTAGTTTGGAAATCTTTTCATCCTTCTCCTTGCTGCCCTTGTTCCAAATTTGATTCTTATCAACAGACAAGTCCCTACTCTTTTGGAGTGTGATTATATTTCGTTGTTTCTCTCTCCTGACCTCACAGATTGCTTTGTGATATTCCAGCTTTATTATCTAAGTTCCTGGCATCTTTAGTCCAGACAGATGATCACCTTTTGGCTTTTTGGCTTAAATAATAATTGTCTTCCTTTTGATTATCCTTGCATAGCTTTTAGAGGTGTGACTGTCCTGGCAGTGTTCAGGTGTTGTTAGGGGCAGGGACTCATAAACCTGGGAATGCTCCAGCCAAACAGCCCATTCTGGGGCAGTGTCTGATGTCTGACAGCTTACATAATTTGTCTGTCCTTAGCATATATGTATTCAGTTTCAGATGTGGTATCATCCTGGGGAATTGGTTGTGAAGTCTTTAGCTTTCTCGTGCTGTGAACATCTCTAGCATTTCTAGCATCACGTCTACCTTGGAAAGTGTTGGACTGTGTTCTGGGCCCAGTATAAGCAGAAGGACTAGTggatcctctcttctctcttgtgaGTGAATAGTGTTAACTTCCTGTTACCCCTCTTTTCTTCCAGGATGCAGGGGCTGGGCTTCTTGCTGCCGCCATGATTGCTGTAGTTCCTGGGTACATCTCCCGATCTGTGGCTGGCTCCTATGATAATGAAGGTAAGACTTAAAATGCCAAAGATGATAAATTCATCTCATTGTTCCATAGACATTCGGAAGTGCAGTAAAATCTGAGTTCAGATCTGATGTTTAGCACTAGCAAAATGGTATCTGGGTGAGAAGATTAGAAATGGGCTGGAAGGGACCTCAGACAAGTTTATAatctctctctgtcattccctTCAGAAAGGTAATTTCCTTTTATAAGGGCTTTATCTCTTCTCTGGACTGATAAAAGTAGAGTTAGTTTAGTGTTGGATGATACTATTATTTTAACATTGtaattatttgcattattttcctAGATAAGAAAAAtggatatcctttttttttttttttttttttaaatttttttttttttttttcaacgtttatttatttttgggacagagagagacagagcatgaacgggggagggacagagagagagggagacacagaatcggaaacaggctccaggctctgagccatcagcccagagcctgacgcggggctcgaactcatggaccgtgagatcgtgacctggctgaagtcggacgcttaactgactgtgccacccaggcgcccctggatatccttttttttttaagattttatttttaagtaatctgtacacccaaggtggggctcgaacccacaaccctgagatcaagagttgcatgctctaccaactgagccagccaggcatgccGAGAAATTAACGTTCTTAAAGCTATAATGACTTTTGTTGACTGTGTCAATTCAGcctatatttattgaatgttgttGGGAAAAACACAATGTTAGGTATTACAGATAATGAATAAGATAATTTTGGCTCATATTTAAGGAATTACAGTGaccaataatgaataaaattatgtTGGCCCATAATCTATTAAGGAAGTTAAATACAGACCTATAACTCATAACAGGTAGGTAGTATTATGTGTCACTAGAGAAGTATGAATAAAGAACTTTGGAGTGTGAAAGGAGAGGTTAATTCAGATTTGGAGATCAGGGAAGACTTTGGAAGTAGTTGAGGTTGCACTAGGCAGTGAGGTTTGGACTTCATtaggcatatatatttattttttatatttatttattttgagagggagcgcaTGTGCGTGAGTGTAGGaggagcaggctccatgctgtcagtgcagaacctgatgtggggctcgatctcacaaaccatgagaccatgactggagctgaaatcaagagtcagatgctcgaccaactgaaccacccaggcgcccctcattaggCACATATTAAGGAGAGGGGCAGTCAGGGCATAAGGACTGGCCTGTGGTAAGATGCAGAGGGTGGATGGTGCATAATAATGTGGAATATCTTTAGGACTCTACACTAGCAAGGAATTTAGTGCCTGGAAGGAATagtaataatatttgttttatactaGGTATTGTTCTAAGTCCTTTAACACTTTTATGAAATAGATACTATTATGGCCTCATTTTTATAGGAACCCGAGACAATAAGAGGTAAAATAATTGCACTGTTAATGCGCAGTAGGTTTGAGATATGAATCCAGGAAGTCTGTTCCAGAGTAGTATTCTTAAATATTACGCAAGCATGgccttttattgaatttttttctgttctttctgcagGGATTGCCATCTTCTGCATGCTGCTCACCTACTACATGTGGATCAAAGCAGTAAAGACTGGTTCCATCTATTGGGCTGCCAAGTGTGCCCTTGCTTATTTCTACATGGTAACTCTTCACTCCTGTATTCCACGAGTGTCTTTATTGGGACTGATACAAATTGGAAATAGCTCTTGGGCTTTGAGACCATGgattggaggctagaagtctttattttctttttttttaaatttttttttcaacgttttttatttatttttgggacagagagagacagagcatgaacgagggaggggcagagagagagggagacacagaatcggaaacaggctccaggctccgagccatcggcccagagcctgacgcggggctcgaactcacggaccgcgagatcgtgacctggctgaagtcggacgcttaactgactgcgccacccaggcgcccctagaagtctttattttctcttatatcCATACAAAGCCTAATCCAAGGCAGGTGTGGCCATCCGTTGTGTAACAGCAAGATAGAggcaatgtttttaatttttaaagttcttcagATACCATATGACCCATGGATACATATTGGTTGGCCAACTCTCTTTTCTGCTgtgttcctttaaaatttttccttttctaatggatttttttcctgttcaatCTTACATAGTCACTTAGACTTCTTCCCTTAACTGCTTCCACCTGCTCACGTTTCCTCTGTATCCCTAAATTGTCCACATGACGTTACAATAGATGGTGTTGCTGCTTTTGTTATCATGATGGTAGGAGGCATAGGGAATAGAGGATTGAGTTACAGTAATAGGGGTGACTTTGATTTTTCTACttaaagaaatcatttatttaaactCTTGAAGCCACTTGTCATAAATAAAGCTTATAGTTACTATACAGGGACTTACAGTCCCTTACCTTTGAAAAGATCACAGGTAATATTGTAAGTGGTGGCCTGAAGAGGAGCGCTCAGAGGAGCTCTTTTTTATCCTGTCCTAGGTCTCTTCCTGGGGAGGCTATGTGTTCTTGATCAACTTGATCCCTCTCCATGTACTGGTGCTGATGCTCACAGGACGCTTCTCCCACCGGATCTATGTGGCCTACTGTACTGTTTACTGCCTGGGCACCATTCTTTCCATGCAGATCTCCTTTGTGGGTTTCCAGGTGAGCCCTAGACTGAATAGAGTTGTTAGCTTCCTCAACTTCTTTAAAGAGCTCCAAGTAGCTTGATTTACCTTGGACCGTTGTGTTAACTGAAGTAACAGAATCACTGGTCATTAAAGTCTGCTTCCAGGGGTGTGTTAATATTTGCTCCATAAAGTTTGAATTTAATGACTCTTAATTTGGCTTAGGTTTGTGGGAAGGAGGGATATTTTGAGCTGAGTTGATATGAATGCAAAGTTATTTCCAGTCCTTTTTAATGCTAATGAGTCCATTTAATAGTAATGACCCCTGAACTTCTTGATGGGATCTATGTGAAAGTCCTTTAGGAAGCAAAGTacaaacgtttttattttttcaactttttaaatgtttgtttattttgggggaggggaagagagagagagagcatgagcacgcgAGTgggcaagtgtgagcaggggaggggcagagagagggagacagaatctaaagcaggttccaggctctaagctatcaatacagagcctgatgtggggctcaaactcacaaactgtgagatcatgacctgagcctaagtctgccacgtaactgactgagccacccaggtgctcctcaaagtACAAACTTTTAACCCCATTTCCCATAGGGTtaagagataaaattataaagtcaGAGAATAATGTGGTGTGTTTGATTTCTCATATAAAATTCTTATGGAAATGGAGGACTTATTCAGAGGTCagcttgtattttctttactGATCACATGCTATATGCAATTCGCTAATCACTgggaaatgtaaaaattaaaaatatgattcttGTCCTTAAGGAAATTACAGTCTTGTGGGGAAGGAAGTACATGCAGCTGTCTATATTCTGTAGTATAGCAGTTCTGGAAATGTAATTCGCCGACCAGCAGCAGCATcaggaacttgttaaaaatacaaattctgggGACAGCTATCAGActctgttggtagagcatgcgactcttgatcttggggttgtgagttcaaggcccacgtttggtgtagagattacaaaaataataataaagttaagtATTGTGAGGAACCAAATAAACTCCAACAAATTCTTTTTATTCAAAAACAGCAAATTCCAGGGCTTCATCAGAGACCCACTGAATCAAACTCTAAGGGGTAGAGCTCAGCAATCTGTGTCTTAACACCCTTGCTTCGCCCTCTCCATGATTGTGGTACTCACtagagtttgagaaccactggtctaagcAAAGAATTTATAAGTAATGAAAGAGCGAAAGTGTGTGGAACATAGAGGGGAGTGATGGATTTCAGTTTGGCAGATTGGGAGGAAATAGTATTTGCAAGATAGAGTAAGGTATGATTTATAGGACTCCAAATACTGTTTAGAAAATGTGGTAGGTGAAATTAGCCCCTCTCCTCCATTGGCCCTACCTAATTCCTTGGAGGCCTCAAAACTCATTTGAGCCTTTGTTTGGTCTGAACTGGGTCAGAATAATTCAGGTCTAGGTTGGACTCATTGCTTTCCAGCATTGTCATATCTATGCTTTTACCTACAGCCCGTCCTTTCGTCAGAGCACATGGCGGCTTTTGGGGTCTTTGGTCTCTGCCAGATCCATGCCTTTGTGGATTATCTGCGCAGCAAGTTGAATCCACAGCAGTTTGAAGTTCTTTTCCGAAGTGTCATCTCCCTGGTAGGCTTTGTCCTTCTCACCGTGGGAGCGCTCCTCATGCTGACAGGTAGGGAAGGCCCACAGCTTTTGTAAATGGATATGGACACATAATGAACTTCAAAAATAGGGGTTATTTCTTGACCACAGaaagattcattctttttctcctaagAGTATAAAGTCCTACTTCTTCAATTCAGTCCACTTGTCAGCCCCAGTGTTTGGATTCTGCATAGTTAAGAATGTCTTGTTAgagtagctctttttttttttttaatgtttattaaagagaaagagacagagcatgagtgggggaggggcaaagagagagggagacacagaatccgaagcaggccccaggctccgagctgtcagcacagagcccgacgcggggctcgaactcgcagggctcgaactcgcagaccacgagatcatgacctgagccgaagtcggacgctcaaccgactgaaccacccaggtgcccctagagtagTTCTTAATGTTAGCAGCATCACACTTTGTTGAAAGGACTGGATCGTGCCTtgctaatttttctctcttttttttttccttttctttcctactgGTAGGGTAAGAGAAATCATAACACTGCTGGCCGTTCCTTACAAACATGGCCTGTCTAAGCCCATATGCACTAACTCACGGCTGTTTAGCatgccacatttttttcctttgtttttcccaTTTGTCCTTGTCAGAGGCTGATTGGATTCTGCCTAGGTCTGTCTGTGTGGTCTATTTCAGAGCAGCACTGGAGAATGTAGTAGCTTTGTTTATAGAGCTGACCTTGGTTTGGCCAGATTTGACCCTAAAGCCTTCACAGGAAACACTTTTGCCTCCCATCTCTGACTTTATATACAGCCTGACTTTATTCTGCTGGCTGGGCTGACAAAAGTACTCTCAAGTTTGAAAGGAAAGAGTGAGATTCTCAAACTATTGATGGTATTTTAACAAAAACTTAGTCCTTTTCTGTCTTAGAGACTCTTATGAAAATAGGAAATTGTGATTAATTAGGATAAGATGTTATTTTGTTTCAAGTGTGATTGTGAAATATTTGTTGCTTCTTTGCTGCCAGGAAAAATATCTCCCTGGACTGGGCGTTTCTACTCACTGCTGGATCCTTCTTATGCTAAGAACAACATCCCCATCATTGCTTCTGTGTCTGAGCATCAGCCCACGACCTGGTCCTCATACTATTTTGACCTACAGCTTCTGGTCTTCATGTTTCCAGGTCTGTCTACTTTGTGTTCTGAAGTGGCCTTCTTTGTAAGAATCACCATTtgattcaaaataagtaaattaccCTCATCCTtgtactttgttgttgtttttgttttttgcctcttTACCCTATGCAGTACAAAGGATGGCTAAGcacatttttctaatatttgaagCAGAGTAGAAGTCAGAAGTTGAACAGTTGGAGATGCTGGCAAGTTCAGAGCCTCACAGTTTTCTGTTCATTTGTATTATAAGTTAAAATTCAACTCAAATTTGTAttcaggcttttgtttttgtttttgtttttgagtactTTCAATGtacctctctcccatcccccatccctgACTCTTCCCCATTTATCTATCTTCTTGGCAGTACTAAAGTTTGAGAATAGGCATGGCTGGTTGTAAAGCCTCAGTTACTTACCTTCTAGCCAATCcagaaatgtttttgaattttctgGTGGTGgggtgtttccttttttatttttttaataaaacagctTCTATGGTTTTTATCCCTCATGAAAGTAAGTTGTTGTCTATTGTAAAAAATAcagacaagtttaaaaaaaaaattggggagttCTCACCAAACATCTATTGTTATTGTTAACATATTGATATATATCCATcctgttatttattcatttatttattttagtcttttttaaatttttttatttaaaattttttttttagtaacctctacaccgaacctggggctcaaactcatgacccggagatcaagtgtcacatgctcttctgagccagctaggcaccccctCATCcagttatttattgaataaaaatcggataatactgtttattttttttttacattttctcatttttttttgagagacagagagagtgaccaggggaggggcagagagagagagagacagacagacagacagaatccaaagcaggctccaggctctgagctctcagcacagaacctgatgtgggtctcaaactcatgaaccgtgagatcatgacctgagcctaaatctgccacttaacttactgagccacccaggtgccctcaggaTGATATtgtttttccccaatttttttcattttacaaagaatCATAATTTCTGTTAAGTATTATTTTAGAGATGTaacatttaaatgtattatttgttaatttttttaagtacagagaTGTGTAAAGAAGATGGCAAATAGTCCATAATATCCTGCAGCAgtattttaattgatatattctattatataaataCGCTATAAAAACTACATCTTTAATGTTGGATATTTAAGTCGTTCTGACTTTTTGATGTTTTAAAGAGTTCTATACTAAATAAATGTCTTTGCATATatctatgattatttattttagctgcctgcttctttttacttttacttttgtaGTTGGTCTCTATTACTGCTTTAGCAACCTGTCTGATGCCCGGATTTTCATCATCATGTATGGTGTGACCAGCATGTACTTTTCAGCTGTCATGGTGAGGAATGCTCTCAGTCCTAGCAACATTTCCATCTCTGACTCTGAGGTGCATGGCAGGATTCAGAATGTAATGATTGTGCACATGCTTTCCTTGGAGCATTTGAGGAACTGAGTTGTAAAGCTGCTCACTGGTGCTGATCCTTCCCAGGGATGTATGGTGCACTCATACATTCTGGTGGTGGGGCCCAGCTTTCTGGGATTCATAACCTTGTGTTAGGGAGAGACACATATACTCTGTTGGATAAAGTGACCATGGGcagctttctttgtctctctttctgagGGTCTTAAGAAAGGAGTTGATGTTTTTTCCTTAACGTTCTGGGAAGATTGCCAAGTATTAGATTGTTGAAAGAGGAAAGATTTTATAAATTGTAGTAAGACAGTGTttgttatggttttttttttttttttaaatttcaaaccatagttaaaaacattctttaacaTAGCATTATTATTCAGGGTGCTTTCATATATTTGCGTGTAACTGAAAAACAGCTTTAAGAAGTGTATACTTCCATTGTAGATgtatcaaatattttctcatattctgttctttttttactAAGAAATCATGTTTGTTGAAAACCGCTGAATTGATGTCATGATCTACCACCAGGTTGAAGtctttaattttgtaaaacaCTGATTGAACTGTGTTTTTGCTTTCCGTCTCTTTTAGGTGCGTCTCATGCTAGTGTTGGCACCTGTAATGTGCATCCTTTCTGGCATTGGAGTCTCCCAGGTGCTGTCCACTTACATGAAGAATCTGGACATAAGTCGTCCAGACAAAAAGAGCAAGAAGCAACAGGATTCTACCTACCCTATTAAGAATGAAGTGAGAATTAAGCAACACTAAGAACAGGCttgggaaagtgtgtgtgtgtgtgtgtgttttgagtgAGGGAGTAGAGTGCTGTCATAGTGGGTGAACTCATACAGGTCTTGACTCATTTGGATTCATTTCATCTGTATTATTGTGTGTAAGAAGCTGTTCTGAGTTGTGTAAATTTAATTTACAACACAGTTTTCTTGTTTAGGTGGCAAGTGGGATGATACTGGTCATGGCTTTCTTTCTCATCACCTACACCTTTCATTCAACCTGGGTGACCAGTGAGGCCTACTCTTCTCCCTCCATCGTGCTGTCTGCCCGTGGTGGCGATGGCAGTAGGATCATTTTTGATGACTTTCGAGAAGCATACTATTGGCTCCGTCACAATACTCCAGAGGTAAAAATTTGGGGGGGAGTGGGATTGAGGAGTCGGGTGAAGTT is from Neofelis nebulosa isolate mNeoNeb1 chromosome 10, mNeoNeb1.pri, whole genome shotgun sequence and encodes:
- the STT3A gene encoding dolichyl-diphosphooligosaccharide--protein glycosyltransferase subunit STT3A; amino-acid sequence: MTKLGFLRLSYEKQDTLLKLLILSMAAVLSFSTRLFAVLRFESVIHEFDPYFNYRTTRFLAEEGFYKFHNWFDDRAWYPLGRIIGGTIYPGLMITSAAIYHVLHFFHITIDIRNVCVFLAPLFSSFTTIVTYHLTKELKDAGAGLLAAAMIAVVPGYISRSVAGSYDNEGIAIFCMLLTYYMWIKAVKTGSIYWAAKCALAYFYMVSSWGGYVFLINLIPLHVLVLMLTGRFSHRIYVAYCTVYCLGTILSMQISFVGFQPVLSSEHMAAFGVFGLCQIHAFVDYLRSKLNPQQFEVLFRSVISLVGFVLLTVGALLMLTGKISPWTGRFYSLLDPSYAKNNIPIIASVSEHQPTTWSSYYFDLQLLVFMFPVGLYYCFSNLSDARIFIIMYGVTSMYFSAVMVRLMLVLAPVMCILSGIGVSQVLSTYMKNLDISRPDKKSKKQQDSTYPIKNEVASGMILVMAFFLITYTFHSTWVTSEAYSSPSIVLSARGGDGSRIIFDDFREAYYWLRHNTPEDAKVMSWWDYGYQITAMANRTILVDNNTWNNTHISRVGQAMASTEEKAYEIMRELDVSYVLVIFGGLTGYSSDDINKFLWMVRIGGSTDTGKHIKEHDYYTPTGEFRVDREGSPVLLNCLMYKMCYYRFGQVYTEAKRPPGFDRVRNAEIGNKDFELDVLEEAYTTEHWLVRIYKVKDLDNRGLSRT